One genomic segment of Sminthopsis crassicaudata isolate SCR6 chromosome 2, ASM4859323v1, whole genome shotgun sequence includes these proteins:
- the VAMP8 gene encoding vesicle-associated membrane protein 8: MEEASGGGGSDRVRSLQNEVEGVKNIMTQNVERILARGENLDHLRNKTEDLEATSEHFKTTSQKVARKFWWKNVKMIILICVIVGVILLLIILFATGVI, from the exons ATG GAGGAAGCCAGTGGCGGAGGGGGCAGCGATCGGGTGAGGAGCCTGCAGAATGAGGTGGAAGGGGTGAAGAACATCATGACCCAGAATGTGGAGCGAATCCTGGCTCGGGGAGAAAACCTGGACCATCTCCGGAACAAGACGGAGGACCTGGAGGCTACG TCAGAACACTTCAAGACCACATCACAGAAGGTGGCTCGGAAGTTCTGGtggaaaaatgtgaaaatgatcATTCTCATCTGCGTGATCGTGGGCGTCATCCTCCTTCTGATCATCCTCTTTGCCACTGGCGTGATCTAG